A window of the Cytophagaceae bacterium genome harbors these coding sequences:
- the radC gene encoding DNA repair protein RadC, with protein MSYATKTTIKTWAEEDRPREKLILKGRHALSDAELIAILLGMGSTEHTAVELAKIILAEVGNDLNRLSKMSVNELKKFKGVGEAKAVSIVAAMELARRRQATETIENIKLKTSNSVYNHLKQFMLDLDHEQFWMILLKRNLEILKTIHISTGGIAGTVADPKIILRHVIENLANGFIISHNHPSGNLKPSDADIRLTRRLKELADLLEVTLIDHIIFSDNGYYSFGDEGLLS; from the coding sequence ATGAGCTACGCCACAAAAACCACTATAAAAACCTGGGCAGAAGAAGACAGACCCAGGGAAAAACTGATATTAAAAGGTCGCCATGCCCTTTCTGATGCTGAACTCATCGCAATTTTGCTTGGAATGGGCAGTACTGAACATACCGCGGTTGAACTGGCAAAAATAATCCTGGCTGAAGTAGGAAATGACCTCAACAGACTTTCAAAAATGAGTGTCAATGAACTCAAAAAATTCAAGGGTGTAGGAGAAGCAAAGGCAGTAAGCATAGTGGCCGCAATGGAATTAGCCCGAAGGAGACAAGCTACAGAAACAATTGAAAATATTAAATTAAAAACCTCCAATTCGGTTTATAATCATCTAAAACAGTTTATGCTCGACCTCGATCATGAGCAATTTTGGATGATTCTTTTGAAAAGAAACCTGGAGATTTTGAAAACCATTCATATCAGTACCGGAGGAATAGCAGGGACAGTAGCTGATCCAAAAATTATACTGAGACATGTTATTGAAAACCTTGCCAATGGATTCATAATAAGCCATAATCACCCTTCAGGAAACCTAAAACCCAGCGATGCTGACATTCGACTAACAAGAAGACTCAAAGAACTGGCTGATTTACTTGAGGTTACGCTTATTGACCATATTATTTTTTCTGATAATGGCTATTACAGTTTTGGAGATGAAGGGTTGTTGAGTTAA
- a CDS encoding 30S ribosomal protein S20 — protein MANHKSAIKRIRSNETKRLRNRYQHKTTRTAIRKLRTTKDAAEATTLLKTVSSMLDKLARKNVIHKNKAANLKSSLTKLVNQMAA, from the coding sequence ATGGCAAATCATAAGTCAGCGATTAAGAGAATCAGGTCAAACGAAACGAAAAGATTGAGAAATCGTTATCAGCATAAAACAACCAGAACGGCAATCAGAAAACTGAGAACCACTAAGGACGCAGCTGAAGCAACAACCTTGTTAAAAACTGTTTCTTCTATGCTTGATAAATTGGCAAGAAAAAACGTGATTCACAAGAATAAAGCAGCAAACCTTAAGTCATCATTGACTAAACTTGTTAATCAAATGGCAGCTTAA
- a CDS encoding glycerophosphodiester phosphodiesterase family protein, whose translation MKKLFFAISVAFMFLACKSTKISSNYIKEPQSIFNYFEFKGEKKTQVSVHRGGGELAGYPENCLESFQYINSKMPCIIECDVEMTKDSVLVLMHDKSLDRTSTGTGLVVSHNFSEIQEYYLKDNFGNKTNYKIPTLDKTLDWGRNKVIFTLDVKKTTPYRKVIEMVEAKNAQNFSVIITYNANEALEVFKLNPNVLISVSLMQESDYQRLKDLGIPDKNMLAFIGTREPKAEFIDFLHKKGIKTILGVLGNLDKKAAATGDVLYDELIKKGVDIFATDRPEAVFSRINIIK comes from the coding sequence ATGAAAAAACTTTTTTTTGCCATATCAGTGGCTTTTATGTTTTTGGCATGTAAATCAACAAAAATTTCATCGAATTACATAAAAGAACCACAATCCATTTTTAACTACTTTGAGTTTAAAGGCGAAAAAAAGACTCAGGTTTCTGTCCACAGAGGAGGGGGCGAGCTAGCCGGTTACCCGGAAAATTGCCTGGAATCTTTTCAATATATTAACTCAAAAATGCCTTGCATTATCGAATGTGACGTGGAAATGACAAAAGATTCTGTTTTGGTCTTAATGCATGATAAAAGCCTTGACCGAACTTCAACCGGTACAGGTTTGGTAGTTTCACATAATTTTTCAGAAATACAGGAATATTATTTAAAGGATAATTTTGGTAATAAAACCAATTATAAAATTCCAACTTTAGATAAAACTTTGGATTGGGGCAGAAACAAAGTGATATTTACATTGGATGTAAAAAAAACAACGCCTTATCGCAAAGTTATTGAAATGGTTGAGGCTAAAAATGCTCAAAATTTCTCTGTAATAATTACTTACAATGCCAATGAAGCCCTTGAGGTTTTTAAATTAAATCCAAATGTTTTGATATCTGTCAGTTTGATGCAGGAAAGCGATTATCAAAGACTTAAAGATTTGGGAATTCCGGATAAAAATATGCTGGCTTTTATAGGTACCCGCGAGCCCAAAGCCGAATTTATAGATTTTTTACATAAAAAAGGCATTAAAACAATCTTGGGTGTGCTGGGTAATCTTGATAAAAAGGCGGCAGCTACCGGTGATGTCTTATATGATGAGTTAATAAAAAAAGGGGTGGATATTTTTGCCACTGACCGCCCTGAAGCAGTATTTTCAAGAATTAATATTATTAAATGA
- a CDS encoding amidohydrolase, with amino-acid sequence MLKIKLITTFCLLISYLSKAQNDIKSRINLASEAIEEKVITWRRDFHEHPELGNQEFRTAEIVAKHLRSLGMEVQEKVAFTGVVGILKGGKPGPVIALRADMDGLPVTERVNVPFKSNVKTIYNDQNTGVMHACGHDSHVAILMGTAEVLAGMKNELSGTVKFIFQPAEEGVSEKNIPFGADGMIKAGVLENPKVDVAFGLHINSQTPAGKIAYKPGPLMAAVDELNITIKGKQTHGAYPWEGVDPIVTSSQIISALQTVVSRNVKLTEAPAVVTVGAIHGGIRHNIIPEEVKMIGTIRTLSREHRILVHKRINAIAKGIAESAGCTAEVNIVNGYPVTVNDPELTGMMASTLEYSAGKENVKIVPAAMGAEDFSYFQEKIPAMFFFLGGMDPKKNPSEVAPHHTPDFYLDESGFDLGVKTFCNLVFDYGEKYNLKNKPVSTQKKIKNKWLLKL; translated from the coding sequence ATGTTAAAAATCAAATTAATAACAACATTTTGCTTGTTGATAAGTTATTTGTCTAAAGCACAAAATGACATAAAAAGTCGCATAAATCTGGCTTCTGAAGCCATTGAGGAGAAGGTTATTACCTGGAGAAGAGATTTTCATGAACATCCCGAACTTGGAAATCAGGAATTTAGAACTGCTGAAATTGTTGCCAAGCACCTTCGTTCGCTTGGTATGGAGGTCCAGGAAAAAGTTGCATTTACAGGTGTTGTAGGTATTCTAAAAGGTGGAAAACCAGGCCCAGTGATTGCTTTGAGGGCTGATATGGACGGATTACCCGTGACTGAGAGGGTGAATGTTCCTTTTAAATCAAATGTAAAGACAATCTATAATGATCAAAATACCGGGGTCATGCATGCTTGCGGGCACGACAGCCATGTAGCAATATTAATGGGTACAGCTGAAGTATTGGCAGGAATGAAAAACGAATTGTCGGGAACTGTGAAATTTATTTTCCAGCCTGCTGAAGAAGGAGTATCGGAAAAGAATATACCTTTTGGAGCTGATGGAATGATAAAAGCAGGTGTTCTTGAGAATCCAAAGGTAGATGTGGCATTTGGTTTACATATTAATTCCCAAACCCCAGCCGGTAAAATTGCCTACAAACCAGGTCCGTTGATGGCGGCAGTGGATGAGCTCAATATTACCATAAAAGGAAAGCAAACCCATGGGGCATACCCCTGGGAAGGTGTAGATCCAATTGTGACTTCTTCTCAGATTATCAGTGCTTTACAGACAGTTGTTTCCCGAAATGTGAAACTTACCGAAGCTCCTGCTGTAGTAACTGTTGGGGCAATTCATGGAGGAATAAGGCATAATATCATTCCTGAAGAAGTGAAAATGATTGGGACTATCAGGACTTTAAGTAGAGAACATAGGATATTGGTACACAAAAGAATCAACGCAATTGCCAAAGGAATAGCTGAATCAGCCGGATGCACAGCTGAAGTAAATATTGTTAATGGGTATCCGGTAACAGTAAATGATCCTGAACTTACCGGAATGATGGCTTCTACGCTGGAGTATTCTGCAGGCAAAGAAAATGTGAAAATTGTGCCCGCAGCAATGGGGGCAGAGGATTTTAGCTATTTTCAGGAAAAAATACCGGCTATGTTTTTCTTTTTAGGGGGCATGGATCCAAAGAAAAATCCTTCAGAAGTGGCACCGCATCATACTCCAGATTTCTATTTAGATGAATCAGGGTTTGATTTGGGGGTAAAAACTTTCTGTAATCTTGTATTTGATTATGGCGAAAAGTATAATTTGAAAAATAAACCCGTTTCTACTCAGAAAAAAATAAAAAATAAATGGCTGCTGAAATTGTAG
- a CDS encoding threonylcarbamoyl-AMP synthase, producing the protein MAAEIVEIIPENPDDRKIEYVVNCLKAGGLIIYPTDTVYSMGCDSSNVKAVERLCKLKNIKPIQNKFSIVCHDLSDISKYAKVPNLAFRMMKKILPGPFTVILPSTGDLPKILQTNRKTIGIRVPDHNIPRRIIEALGHPIITTSVKDDIDDIIEYPNEIEEIFDQNQHKVDIIIDGGWCGLIPSTVLDCTSETEINVVREGLGEFIEV; encoded by the coding sequence ATGGCTGCTGAAATTGTAGAAATAATACCTGAAAATCCGGATGACAGAAAAATTGAATATGTTGTAAACTGTTTGAAGGCTGGAGGATTGATAATTTATCCTACTGATACGGTGTATTCGATGGGATGTGACTCGAGTAATGTAAAAGCTGTCGAAAGATTGTGTAAGTTGAAAAATATTAAACCTATCCAAAACAAGTTTTCTATTGTTTGTCATGACCTTAGTGATATTTCAAAATATGCGAAAGTACCCAATCTTGCTTTCAGAATGATGAAAAAGATACTCCCCGGGCCATTTACTGTAATTTTACCATCGACCGGCGATTTACCAAAAATACTCCAAACTAACCGGAAGACCATTGGAATTAGAGTTCCTGATCACAATATTCCAAGAAGAATTATTGAAGCTCTGGGACATCCCATAATTACTACTTCCGTAAAAGACGATATTGACGATATCATTGAATATCCCAACGAGATAGAAGAAATATTTGATCAAAATCAGCATAAAGTTGATATTATCATAGATGGCGGTTGGTGTGGGTTAATTCCTTCAACCGTACTTGATTGCACTTCAGAGACCGAAATAAACGTAGTCAGAGAGGGTTTAGGTGAATTTATTGAAGTTTAA